The following proteins come from a genomic window of Acidimicrobiales bacterium:
- a CDS encoding TIGR00730 family Rossman fold protein, with protein sequence MDRDLVKQLLDQAGAERNRDVLAEIIRTAYELAGDDADRLNLKITRDALKEMRAAFRMFAPYEEIRKVTVFGSARTHPSDPLYEQAKVLARKLAEAGWMVVTGAGPGIMEAANVGAGRDRSIGINIRLPFEEGISDLFAGSDKLVSMKYFFTRKLMLIKESSGFVSLPGGFGTLDETYELLTLFQTGKATPSPLVLLDVKGLGYWEGWQRFVDEQLKAGGLVSPGDSNLYLITDDVDEAVAEVRGFWRNYHSMRWVGGRLVVRLQAEPTAKEIAELTEEFSDVCTEGGIEASPPLQAEVSDRDELDRPRLVMQFDVRKGGRFRSLIEALNRLPSAPPLT encoded by the coding sequence ATGGATCGTGATCTCGTGAAACAACTGCTCGACCAGGCGGGCGCGGAGCGCAACCGCGACGTCCTGGCCGAGATCATCCGCACCGCCTACGAGCTGGCCGGCGACGACGCCGACCGGCTCAACCTCAAGATCACGCGCGACGCCCTCAAGGAGATGCGGGCCGCGTTCCGCATGTTCGCCCCCTACGAGGAGATCCGGAAGGTCACGGTGTTCGGCTCGGCCCGGACCCACCCCAGCGACCCGCTCTACGAGCAGGCCAAGGTCCTGGCCCGCAAGCTGGCCGAGGCGGGCTGGATGGTCGTCACCGGTGCCGGGCCGGGGATCATGGAGGCGGCCAACGTCGGCGCCGGGCGCGACCGCAGCATCGGCATCAACATCCGCCTCCCCTTCGAGGAGGGCATCTCCGACCTGTTCGCCGGCTCCGACAAGTTGGTGAGCATGAAGTACTTCTTCACCCGCAAGCTCATGCTGATCAAGGAGTCGAGCGGGTTCGTGTCGCTGCCGGGCGGCTTCGGCACGCTCGACGAGACCTACGAGCTGCTCACCCTGTTCCAGACCGGCAAGGCCACCCCGTCGCCGCTGGTGCTGCTCGACGTGAAGGGCCTGGGCTACTGGGAGGGCTGGCAGCGCTTCGTCGACGAGCAGCTGAAGGCGGGCGGGCTGGTGTCGCCCGGCGACTCGAACCTGTACCTGATCACCGACGACGTCGACGAGGCCGTCGCCGAGGTGCGGGGCTTCTGGCGCAACTACCACTCCATGCGCTGGGTGGGCGGGCGGCTGGTGGTCCGGCTGCAGGCCGAACCGACGGCGAAGGAGATCGCCGAGCTGACCGAGGAGTTCTCCGACGTGTGCACCGAGGGCGGCATCGAGGCGTCTCCGCCGCTGCAGGCCGAGGTGTCCGACCGCGACGAGCTCGACCGGCCGCGCCTGGTGATGCAGTTCGACGTCCGCAAGGGCGGCCGGTTCCGCTCCCTGATCGAGGCCCTCAACCGCCTGCCCAGCGCTCCCCCTCTCACCTGA